The following coding sequences are from one Gossypium hirsutum isolate 1008001.06 chromosome A12, Gossypium_hirsutum_v2.1, whole genome shotgun sequence window:
- the LOC107951270 gene encoding LOW QUALITY PROTEIN: putative pentatricopeptide repeat-containing protein At1g74400 (The sequence of the model RefSeq protein was modified relative to this genomic sequence to represent the inferred CDS: inserted 1 base in 1 codon; deleted 1 base in 1 codon): MMKIFKRVYLIRTKLYKFSASAHQSKSHLHSNLKPPKANRTLKTYLTSNCNAKAILFFRQLLRYNPSSIDSFSFLFVIQACTKTPFSLEGQQLHANLIKFGFHSVIHLQTSLLNFYSALGNLLYAHHVFDEILSKNTISWTALISAYVVNQKPXKAVELFRKMQMLDVEPDQVTLTVALSACAHLGALEMGEWIHAFVRRKPELMADAGLNNALINMYAKCGDIQTVRKLFDSLGEKDVTTWTSMIVGHALHGQANEALELFGEMEEIKWKNSKNKEEGNRGSSTILPNDVTFIGVLMACSHGGMIEEGKKYYQRMVHYYGLKPREVHFGCMVDLFCRAGLLKEVYNFIIEMPGQANAVIWRTLLGACNINGETELGEKVKLQLQELEPGYVGDSVAMSNIYAAKGMWDKKVEVRDQIKQLRRAPGCSSIEVASEISEFISGDDDHPLKTEIYEALKYLTISMKAYDYSLQISSLLEF, encoded by the exons ATGATGAAAATCTTTAAGAGGGTTTATTTAATCCGAACGAAACTGTACAAGTTTTCTGCAAGTGCCCATCAATCCAAATCCCATCTTCACTCAAACCTTAAACCACCCAAAGCAAACCGAACCCTTAAAACATACCTCACCTCCAATTGCAACGCCAAAGCCATCCTCTTCTTTAGACAATTATTACGATACAATCCTTCGTCTATTGACAGCTTCTCTTTCTTATTTGTCATACAAGCTTGCACCAAAACCCCTTTCTCTCTTGAAGGCCAACAATTACATGCCAACCTAATAAAATTTGGGTTTCACTCTGTCATTCACCTCCAAACCTCACTT TTAAACTTTTACTCCGCATTAGGGAATCTTCTTTATGCGCATCACGTGTTTGATGAAATTCTCAGCAAGAATACAATTTCCTGGACAGCCTTGATTTCGGCTTATGTTGTCAACCAGAAGC CAAAAGCTGTAGAGCTGTTTCGGAAGATGCAAATGCTTGATGTGGAACCTGACCAAGTGACACTGACGGTTGCTCTCTCTGCCTGTGCTCACCTTGGTGCACTAGAGATGGGAGAGTGGATTCACGCATTCGTTCGGCGAAAACCAGAGCTCATGGCAGACGCGGGCCTTAATAACGCTCTCATTAACATGTATGCGAAATGTGGTGATATACAAACGGTAAGGAAATTGTTTGATAGCTTAGGAGAAAAGGACGTGACAACCTGGACTTCCATGATCGTGGGACATGCATTGCATGGACAAGCAAATGAAGCTCTTGAGCTTTTTGGTGAAATGGAAGAAATAAAATGGAAGAATAGCAAGAATAAGGAAGAGGGTAATCGTGGAAGTTCAACGATTCTTCCCAACGACGTTACTTTTATTGGGGTTTTGATGGCTTGTAGCCATGGAGGAATGATTGAAGAAGGAAAGAAATATTACCAACGTATGGTTCATTATTACGGTTTGAAGCCTAGAGAGGTTCATTTTGGTTGCATGGTTGATCTTTTTTGCCGAGCTGGGCTGCTAAAAGAagtttataatttcatcattgaGATGCCTGGTCAAGCTAATGCAGTGATATGGAGGACATTGTTAGGAGCTTGTAATATCAATGGAGAAACTGAGCTTGGTGAAAAAGTTAAGCTCCAGTTGCAGGAGTTGGAGCCTGGATATGTTGGGGACAGTGTTGCAATGTCGAATATCTATGCTGCCAAAGGGATGTGGGATAAGAAAGTGGAAGTTAGGGATCAGATAAAGCAGCTGAGAAGGGCTCCTGGGTGTAGTTCAATTGAGGTAGCTAGTGAAATCAGTGAGTTCATCTCTGGGGATGATGATCATCCTTTAAAGACCGAGATATATGAAGCCCTCAAATATTTGACCATCAGTATGAAAGCATATGACTACTCTCTTCAAATATCAAGCCTGCTTGAGTTCTGA
- the LOC121211456 gene encoding pentatricopeptide repeat-containing protein At1g74630: MVGVGDGIVHARKLFDEMAERNAVSWNSLLAGYIRCGDVDTARRVFDEMPDKNVVSWTTMITGFARNGKCKQALSFFKQMRRARVELDQVALVAALSACAELGDLEMGKWIHSYIKKTSQFRNQQLLVSLNNALIHMYASCGLIEEAYEVLRCMPERSTVSWTSMITGLAKHCFAQEAITVFECMLSLGEREVKPDEITYIGVLFACSHAGFVKEGQHYFTQMTTHWRIKPRIEHYCCMIDLFSRAGFFDEALNLIETMPLTPNDAVWGALLGGCRIHKNVELASQVAQKFDVELDPNNAAGYLVLLSNVYATAKRWQDVANVRQKMIESGVKKPAGRSRVQIDGVIHDFQAGDYTSRHTSSINDILWQVTRQAKQQGYELDIFEAMSVVE; the protein is encoded by the coding sequence ATGGTTGGGGTCGGCGATGGCATCGTACATGCGCGTAAACTGTTTGATGAAATGGCGGAGAGAAATGCTGTGAGTTGGAATTCGTTGTTAGCTGGGTATATTAGGTGTGGGGACGTTGATACGGCGAGGAGAGTTTTTGATGAGATGCCGGATAAGAATGTGGTGTCGTGGACAACAATGATTACCGGGTTTGCTAGGAATGGGAAGTGTAAGCAAGCTTTGTCTTTTTTTAAACAGATGAGGAGAGCACGTGTGGAACTGGATCAGGTAGCGTTGGTGGCGGCATTATCAGCTTGTGCTGAATTGGGTGATTTGGAAATGGGGAAATGGATTCACTCCTACATAAAAAAGACGTCTCAATTTCGAAACCAACAACTGTTGGTGTCTTTGAACAATGCACTTATTCACATGTATGCTAGTTGTGGTTTGATTGAGGAAGCTTACGAAGTACTTCGATGCATGCCAGAAAGAAGTACGGTTTCTTGGACAAGCATGATCACGGGATTAGCAAAACACTGTTTTGCGCAAGAAGCTATTACTGTGTTTGAATGTATGCTAAGCTTAGGGGAGAGAGAAGTCAAGCCTGATGAAATAACCTACATTGGAGTTCTCTTTGCTTGTAGTCATGCCGGATTTGTCAAGGAGGGTCAGCATTATTTTACTCAAATGACTACACATTGGAGAATTAAGCCCAGGATTGAGCACTATTGCTGTATGATTGATCTGTTCAGCCGTGCTGGTTTCTTTGATGAAGCATTGAATCTTATTGAAACCATGCCTTTAACACCTAATGATGCAGTATGGGGTGCCCTACTTGGCGGTTGTAGGATTCACAAGAACGTTGAACTTGCCTCTCAAGTGGCTCAAAAATTTGATGTCGAGCTTGATCCCAACAATGCTGCCGGATATCTTGTGTTGTTGTCAAATGTGTATGCTACGGCCAAGAGGTGGCAGGATGTTGCTAATGTGAGACAGAAAATGATCGAATCGGGTGTGAAAAAGCCTGCAGGTCGGAGTCGGGTTCAAATTGATGGAGTTATTCATGATTTCCAGGCAGGCGACTACACCAGCAGACACACATCTTCAATCAATGATATCCTTTGGCAAGTTACTAGACAGGCAAAGCAACAAGGGTACGAGTTAGACATATTCGAAGCAATGTCAGTTGTCGAGTAA